One part of the Mesorhizobium sp. M4B.F.Ca.ET.058.02.1.1 genome encodes these proteins:
- the queF gene encoding preQ(1) synthase encodes MTDTKNLSQLGKHVETPQSPEQAVLETVPFSRGDGPPAIVRFTCPEFTSLCPVTGQPDFAHIVIDYAPDASLVESKSLKLFMTSFRNHGAFHEECTVMIGRRIVEATKPLWLRVGGYWFPRGGIPIDVFWQTGAPPKDAWLPDTGVAPYRGRG; translated from the coding sequence ATGACCGACACCAAGAACCTTAGCCAGCTCGGCAAGCACGTCGAGACGCCACAGAGCCCGGAACAGGCGGTGCTGGAGACTGTGCCGTTTTCGCGCGGTGACGGGCCGCCGGCGATCGTGCGCTTCACCTGCCCGGAATTCACCTCGCTCTGCCCGGTCACCGGTCAGCCGGATTTCGCCCATATCGTCATCGACTACGCGCCCGATGCCTCGCTGGTGGAATCGAAATCGCTGAAGCTGTTCATGACCTCGTTCCGCAACCATGGCGCCTTCCACGAGGAATGCACGGTCATGATCGGCCGCCGCATCGTGGAGGCGACCAAGCCGCTCTGGCTGCGCGTCGGCGGCTACTGGTTCCCGCGCGGCGGCATCCCGATCGACGTGTTCTGGCAGACGGGCGCGCCGCCCAAGGACGCCTGGCTGCCCGACACCGGCGTCGCGCCCTATCGCGGCAGGGGCTGA
- a CDS encoding NADH:flavin oxidoreductase, which translates to MSNDPLLQPYKLKHLTLRNRIIVTSHEPAYPEDGMPKQRYLAYTVERARGGVAMTMTAGSAAVSKDSPPVFNNLLAYKDEIVPWIRKMTDAVHEEGAAIMIQLTHLGRRTRWDKGDWLPVVAPSHQREASHRAFPKKIEDWDIERIIKDFADAAERMKAGGMDGVELEAYGHLLDQFTSPLTNDLDGPYGGSLDNRMRFCMDVLKAIRARVGEDFILGVRYTADECLPGGTGKAEGFEISRRLKESGLIDYLNVIRGHIDTDAGLTDVIPIQGMTNSPHLDFAGEIRAATNFPTFHAAKIPDVATARHAIASGKVDMIGMTRAHMTDPHIVRKIIEKREDEIRPCVGANYCLDRIYQGGAAYCIHNAATGREVTMPHIVAKAATRKKVVVVGAGPAGLEAARVAGERGHEVVVFEAASGPGGQIRLTAQSPRRREMMSIIEWRMAQCEKHGVSIQFNTWAEAETIEAENPDVVIIATGGVAHTDVLSKGNEFVVSSWDIISGDAKPGTNVLIFDDAGDHAALQAAEFLAGAGAKVEIMTPDRSFSPEVMAMNLVPYMRSLQKLDVTFTVTYRLESVEKNGNQLIAHVGSDYGGVSKQRIVDQVVVNHGTIPLDDIYFELKPKSTNHGEVSHDELIAGQPQSVVRNPEGQFQLFRIGDAVSARNTHAAIYDALRLAKDI; encoded by the coding sequence ATGTCGAACGATCCCCTTCTGCAGCCTTACAAGCTCAAGCATTTGACCCTTCGCAATCGCATCATCGTGACGTCCCACGAGCCGGCTTATCCGGAGGATGGGATGCCGAAGCAGCGCTATCTTGCTTACACGGTGGAAAGGGCCAGGGGCGGTGTGGCGATGACGATGACGGCGGGGTCTGCGGCGGTTTCGAAGGACAGTCCTCCGGTTTTCAATAACCTGCTCGCCTACAAGGACGAGATCGTGCCGTGGATCAGGAAAATGACCGATGCGGTCCACGAAGAGGGCGCCGCCATCATGATCCAACTGACCCATCTTGGACGGCGCACACGTTGGGACAAAGGCGATTGGCTTCCCGTCGTGGCTCCGTCCCATCAGCGTGAAGCCTCACACCGCGCCTTTCCCAAGAAGATTGAAGACTGGGATATCGAGCGCATCATCAAGGACTTCGCGGATGCCGCCGAGCGAATGAAGGCAGGCGGGATGGATGGCGTCGAGCTCGAGGCTTACGGCCACTTGCTCGATCAGTTCACGTCTCCACTGACGAACGATCTTGACGGTCCTTACGGCGGTTCGCTCGACAACCGCATGCGCTTCTGCATGGATGTCTTGAAGGCGATCCGCGCTCGGGTTGGCGAGGATTTCATCCTGGGCGTTCGATATACCGCGGATGAATGTCTCCCCGGCGGCACCGGCAAGGCGGAGGGTTTTGAAATCTCCAGACGCCTCAAGGAAAGCGGACTTATCGACTACCTCAACGTGATCCGCGGCCACATCGACACCGACGCCGGCCTGACGGACGTCATTCCAATTCAGGGAATGACGAACTCGCCGCACCTTGATTTTGCGGGCGAGATTCGCGCTGCGACCAACTTCCCGACCTTTCACGCGGCGAAAATACCGGATGTGGCGACTGCGCGCCACGCGATCGCGTCGGGCAAGGTGGACATGATCGGCATGACGCGCGCTCATATGACCGACCCGCACATCGTGCGCAAGATCATCGAAAAGCGCGAAGACGAAATCAGGCCCTGCGTAGGCGCCAATTATTGCCTCGACCGTATCTACCAGGGCGGAGCGGCATACTGCATTCATAACGCGGCGACCGGTCGCGAGGTGACCATGCCGCACATCGTCGCCAAGGCCGCGACCCGCAAGAAAGTTGTCGTCGTCGGCGCCGGTCCGGCTGGCCTCGAGGCCGCGCGCGTTGCCGGCGAGCGGGGACATGAGGTGGTGGTCTTCGAGGCCGCAAGCGGTCCGGGAGGGCAGATCCGCCTGACGGCGCAGAGCCCGCGTCGCAGGGAGATGATGAGCATCATCGAATGGCGAATGGCTCAGTGCGAAAAGCACGGAGTGTCCATCCAGTTCAATACCTGGGCGGAAGCCGAAACCATCGAGGCTGAAAATCCGGACGTCGTCATCATTGCCACCGGCGGAGTGGCGCACACCGATGTCCTATCCAAAGGCAACGAGTTCGTGGTGTCTTCATGGGACATCATCTCCGGCGACGCGAAGCCGGGGACCAATGTCCTCATCTTCGACGATGCGGGTGACCACGCTGCACTCCAGGCTGCCGAATTCCTCGCGGGCGCCGGAGCGAAGGTCGAGATCATGACACCGGACCGGTCCTTCTCACCCGAGGTCATGGCTATGAATCTCGTGCCTTACATGAGATCTCTTCAAAAACTCGATGTGACCTTCACGGTTACCTATCGGCTCGAGTCTGTTGAAAAGAACGGTAACCAGCTCATTGCACATGTCGGCAGCGACTACGGCGGCGTCTCCAAACAGCGCATCGTGGACCAGGTTGTCGTCAATCACGGCACCATTCCGCTCGACGACATCTATTTCGAACTGAAACCGAAATCGACCAATCACGGCGAGGTTTCGCACGACGAGCTCATCGCCGGGCAACCGCAGTCGGTGGTGCGCAATCCGGAGGGTCAGTTCCAGCTCTTCCGCATCGGAGACGCGGTCTCAGCGCGCAACACCCACGCCGCGATCTATGACGCGCTGCGCCTGGCGAAGGATATCTGA
- a CDS encoding HD domain-containing protein produces the protein MTAQDLFVPRQTNTALYMQLHDAGHAVDDILRVQKAYRVACAMFNGRYRKTGRPFICHAVGAASSVAHFDKDLDLVLAAMFHASYDSAQYPDGKSSRRTETHRKWLEQKLGPRVEGLVARVGAMKFDTGDPERLVEKGVPAGDEDILFLVLAHDVDDLADGGLAFAPKYGRSIESRVAACAILARRIGRESLAATIEAYGSRYGALGWAAALEDTRLEGFRIAPNVRNYLKLRRDKLRGGRVEVL, from the coding sequence TTGACCGCACAAGACTTGTTCGTTCCGCGCCAGACCAATACGGCGCTTTACATGCAACTGCACGACGCCGGGCATGCGGTAGACGATATCCTTCGCGTCCAGAAGGCCTACCGCGTGGCTTGCGCGATGTTCAATGGCCGCTACCGCAAAACGGGGCGGCCCTTCATCTGCCATGCCGTCGGCGCCGCATCATCGGTTGCGCATTTCGACAAGGATCTGGATCTTGTTCTCGCGGCGATGTTCCACGCCTCCTATGACAGCGCCCAATATCCTGACGGCAAATCCAGTCGGCGCACCGAAACCCACCGCAAGTGGCTGGAGCAGAAGCTCGGACCCCGGGTAGAAGGTCTTGTCGCCAGGGTAGGGGCGATGAAGTTCGACACCGGAGACCCCGAGCGCCTTGTGGAGAAAGGCGTGCCAGCCGGCGATGAGGACATCCTTTTCCTTGTCCTTGCGCATGATGTCGACGATCTGGCGGATGGCGGGCTGGCATTCGCGCCCAAATATGGCCGGTCGATTGAATCGCGGGTTGCTGCCTGCGCCATTCTGGCCCGGCGCATCGGCCGCGAGAGCCTTGCGGCCACGATCGAAGCCTATGGCAGCCGCTACGGGGCGTTGGGGTGGGCGGCGGCACTCGAGGATACCAGGCTGGAAGGTTTTCGCATTGCGCCGAATGTGCGCAACTACCTCAAGCTGCGTCGGGACAAGTTGCGCGGAGGTAGGGTGGAGGTGCTTTGA
- a CDS encoding EAL domain-containing protein, which yields MSQQPVQSVSRKLTLLIKSGYWLALLIIAAMVMGSFVLLQQMMAAQQNNDTLLNIVSTQKALSQRIVFLAGATGAASRDKQPALVAALKQATAEFETNYDLLLDKTGADPMSPARFNPKSIENVLFAKPFHLDYFSVGLIANGKRLISSFETKLTTGLDGYKGGADRVDLDASVANATLSGYAALGQRISAFADERSGQLLDLHRTLFFATIGVIVLVALFIFRPMSKAILRKTHELVDARNSMAFIAVHDGLTGLHNRTFLTDHFDTLIKGAHRRRERLAVIQLDLDRFKQINDTLGHAAGDYVLVVTAQRMRDSCRASDLCARLGGDEFVMILNGAGGTEDINMLARRILEQINEPITFQGTTILPGASAGIAVYPVDADNAADLLVHADLALYSAKKLGGGNFSFFSEELRRELDYRKQLEQDIRSAIADKTFEVYFQPQVSLTSGKISGIEALVRWKHAERGMISPGEFIPVAEKCGFMPDIGRIVITKAINEAAEWDRAGIDFGRLAVNVSGTELREPDFDRFLFGTLEKAGLAPQKLSLEIVESVILDDEKTGIAAKLRQIRAAGVHLELDDFGTGYASLSHVNPNEIDRLKIDRRFVQNINENGDNSKIVRAITELARGLGISIVAEGAETEAELDSLMAIGCDQVQGYSIAFPMPQDKAREWLTARSPKKAKLKVLQGSLA from the coding sequence ATGTCGCAGCAGCCGGTGCAAAGCGTTTCGCGCAAGCTGACACTGCTGATCAAGAGCGGCTACTGGCTGGCCCTGTTGATCATCGCCGCCATGGTGATGGGATCGTTCGTGCTCTTGCAGCAGATGATGGCGGCGCAGCAGAACAATGACACGCTGCTCAACATCGTCAGCACGCAGAAGGCGCTGTCGCAGCGGATCGTCTTCCTGGCCGGCGCGACGGGTGCGGCCTCGCGCGACAAGCAGCCGGCCCTCGTTGCCGCGCTCAAGCAGGCGACCGCGGAATTCGAAACGAATTACGATTTGCTCCTGGACAAGACGGGAGCCGATCCGATGTCGCCGGCGCGCTTCAATCCGAAGTCGATCGAGAACGTGCTGTTCGCCAAGCCGTTCCATCTCGATTACTTCTCCGTCGGGCTGATCGCCAATGGCAAACGCCTCATCTCCTCGTTCGAGACCAAGCTGACGACCGGCCTCGACGGCTACAAGGGCGGCGCCGACCGCGTCGATCTCGACGCCTCCGTGGCCAATGCCACGCTGTCGGGCTATGCCGCACTCGGCCAGCGCATCAGCGCGTTTGCCGACGAGCGCTCGGGACAGCTGCTCGATCTCCACCGCACCCTGTTCTTCGCCACCATCGGCGTCATAGTGCTGGTGGCGCTGTTCATCTTCCGGCCGATGTCGAAGGCTATCCTGCGCAAGACGCATGAGCTGGTCGACGCGCGCAACTCGATGGCCTTCATCGCCGTGCATGACGGGTTGACGGGCCTCCACAACCGAACCTTCCTCACCGATCATTTCGACACGCTGATCAAGGGCGCGCATCGCCGGCGCGAGCGGCTGGCGGTGATCCAGCTCGACCTCGACCGTTTCAAGCAGATCAACGACACGCTGGGCCACGCTGCCGGCGACTATGTGCTGGTCGTCACCGCTCAGCGCATGCGCGACTCCTGCCGGGCCTCGGACCTGTGCGCCCGACTCGGCGGCGACGAATTCGTGATGATCCTCAACGGCGCCGGCGGCACCGAGGACATCAACATGCTGGCCCGGCGCATCCTCGAGCAGATCAACGAGCCGATCACTTTCCAGGGCACGACCATTCTGCCGGGAGCTAGTGCCGGCATCGCGGTCTACCCGGTCGACGCCGACAATGCGGCGGACCTTTTGGTCCATGCCGATCTTGCGCTCTACTCGGCCAAGAAGCTCGGTGGCGGCAATTTCTCGTTCTTCTCCGAGGAACTGCGGCGCGAGCTCGACTACCGCAAGCAGCTCGAGCAAGACATCCGCTCGGCCATCGCCGACAAAACGTTCGAAGTCTATTTCCAGCCACAGGTGTCGCTCACCAGCGGCAAGATCAGCGGCATCGAGGCGCTGGTGCGTTGGAAGCACGCCGAACGCGGCATGATCTCGCCGGGCGAGTTCATTCCGGTCGCCGAGAAATGTGGCTTCATGCCGGACATCGGCCGCATCGTCATCACCAAGGCGATCAACGAGGCGGCGGAGTGGGACCGGGCCGGCATCGATTTCGGGCGGCTCGCCGTCAATGTCTCCGGCACCGAACTGCGCGAGCCAGACTTCGACAGGTTCCTGTTCGGCACGCTGGAAAAGGCTGGGCTGGCGCCGCAGAAACTGTCGCTGGAGATCGTCGAGTCGGTCATCCTCGACGATGAAAAGACCGGCATCGCTGCCAAGCTCAGGCAGATCCGCGCGGCCGGCGTCCATCTAGAGCTCGACGATTTCGGCACCGGCTATGCCTCGCTCAGCCACGTCAACCCGAACGAGATCGACCGACTGAAGATCGACCGCCGCTTCGTCCAGAACATCAACGAGAACGGCGACAACTCCAAGATCGTGCGCGCCATCACCGAGCTTGCACGAGGACTGGGCATTTCGATCGTGGCGGAAGGTGCAGAGACCGAAGCCGAGCTCGATTCGCTGATGGCGATCGGCTGCGACCAGGTGCAGGGCTATTCCATCGCCTTCCCGATGCCGCAAGACAAGGCGCGCGAATGGCTGACGGCGCGCAGTCCGAAGAAGGCGAAGCTGAAGGTGCTGCAGGGCAGCCTGGCCTGA
- a CDS encoding MarR family winged helix-turn-helix transcriptional regulator, translating into MNLARTSKLVAQAFDAALVEAGGTLPVWVTLLSVKSKELANQRELAGMIGIQGATLTHHLNAMEAQGLLTRRRDPQNRRVHQVALTEAGEAMFEKLRLAAVAFDKRLRAGLPDDRLAEFAEVLAALRANVGG; encoded by the coding sequence ATGAATCTGGCCCGCACCTCCAAGCTGGTGGCGCAAGCCTTCGACGCTGCGCTGGTGGAGGCTGGTGGCACGCTGCCGGTCTGGGTGACCTTACTTTCAGTCAAGTCGAAGGAACTCGCCAACCAGCGCGAGCTTGCCGGCATGATCGGCATCCAGGGCGCGACGCTGACCCATCATCTCAACGCCATGGAGGCGCAGGGGTTGCTGACGCGGCGACGCGATCCGCAAAACCGCCGGGTCCATCAGGTGGCGCTGACCGAGGCCGGCGAAGCGATGTTCGAGAAATTGCGATTGGCGGCCGTCGCCTTCGACAAGCGGTTGCGGGCGGGATTGCCGGACGACCGGCTGGCCGAATTCGCGGAGGTGCTTGCGGCGTTGCGGGCGAATGTGGGTGGCTAG
- a CDS encoding DUF3828 domain-containing protein → MKLTALAAALSIAVPAAALAGPASNVVKFFYVPEVRFEGDEQYRDRFTEPVTKLFALNDQAAKNNPDEVACLDFDPGLDAQDFDQKTLSKTLKLAETVNGDSAEVTATFSLFPEGDDSKREMVWSLKKVDGKWKIADIASKTGGWTLSALECMPGKAPE, encoded by the coding sequence ATGAAACTGACTGCGCTTGCCGCCGCCCTCTCGATCGCAGTGCCTGCGGCCGCCCTGGCCGGGCCGGCTTCCAATGTCGTGAAGTTCTTCTATGTGCCTGAGGTCAGGTTCGAGGGCGACGAGCAGTATCGCGACCGTTTCACCGAGCCGGTCACCAAGCTGTTCGCCCTCAACGACCAGGCCGCCAAGAACAACCCGGACGAGGTCGCCTGCCTCGACTTCGATCCGGGCCTCGACGCGCAGGACTTCGACCAGAAAACCCTGTCGAAGACGCTGAAGCTTGCCGAGACCGTCAACGGCGATAGCGCCGAAGTGACGGCGACCTTCAGCCTTTTCCCGGAAGGCGATGATTCCAAACGTGAAATGGTCTGGTCGCTGAAGAAGGTCGACGGCAAGTGGAAGATCGCCGACATCGCCTCCAAGACCGGTGGCTGGACGCTGAGCGCGCTGGAATGCATGCCCGGCAAGGCGCCGGAGTGA